One Panicum virgatum strain AP13 chromosome 9K, P.virgatum_v5, whole genome shotgun sequence genomic region harbors:
- the LOC120652287 gene encoding uncharacterized protein LOC120652287: MLLLRGARAASAASTAVAAGAGRSISIRLTAVAALSSGGRRRKGQRRGVAKPPSPSPPPPPPQPLPRHGETPSSNKKSGARTSVEAKKSHPAEMERARGPRSPERGEERKGRTPPPQQLQEKAKAKRQVRWKCASGCGACCKLDKGPDFPTPDEIFADHPDDLQLYRSMTGDDGWCINYDKATRTCNIYQDRPLFCRVEPKVFDEFFGVPRSRFDREACSACLDNIKMVYGDDSAELSNFKRVIRDESKKLELEASKNQDKLLDT; the protein is encoded by the exons atgctgctgctgcgcggcgccagggcggcgtcggcggcatcCACCGCGGTGGCCGCAGGCGCAGGCAGGTCCATATCCATCCGGCtaaccgccgtcgccgccttgtcctcgggcgggaggaggaggaagggccaGCGGCGGGGGGTGGCCAAgcccccgtccccgtccccgccgccaccgccgccgcagcccttgCCTCGGCACGGCGAGACCCCGAGCAGCAACAAGAAATCCGGCGCGAGGACATCGGTCGAGGCCAAGAAGAGCCACCCGGCGGAAATGGAACGAGCCCGCGGCCCGCGGAGTCCCGAGCGCGGcgaggagaggaaggggaggacgccgccaccgcagcagctGCAGGAGAAGGCAAAGGCGAAGCGGCAGGTGCGGTGGAAGTGCGCTAGCGGGTGTGGGGCGTGCTGCAAGCTGGACAAGGGCCCCGACTTCCCCACCCCCGACGAGATCTTCGCCGACCACCCCGATGACCTCCAG CTGTACAGGAGCATGACCGGCGACGATGGATGGTGCATCAACTACGACAAGGCCACCCGCACCTGCAACATTTACCAAG ACCGACCTTTGTTCTGCAGGGTGGAACCCAAGGTTTTTGATGAGTTCTTTGGCGTGCCACGCAGCAGGTTCGACCGGGAAGCTTGCAG TGCTTGCCTGGATAACATCAAGATGGTGTATGGTGATGACTCTGCCGAGCTCAGTAATTTCAAGCGTGTGATAAGGGATGAAAGTAAAAAGCTGGAACTGGAAGCAAGCAAGAACCAAGATAAATTATTGGATACATAG
- the LOC120652285 gene encoding uncharacterized protein HI_0077-like, whose protein sequence is MEATADAGEHVVGSGVLEDQQPPTTLVDWALRILSTADPDEKARLGDLAASLWLRGDIPLPYDPSRPARPPPERPARSAEVRLLPPSRMPKLGKGGSAQSRLAMLHSLAHTESWAVDLSWDIVARFGAQMRMPRGFFDDFARVAQDEGRHYTVLSARLRELGSRYGALPAHDGLWDSAMRTAHCLLARLAVEHCVHEARGLDVLPTTISRFRAGGDEQTAKLLEDIIYPEEVTHCAAGVRWFRFLCLRPYIDDPISYSVPQSEPHSPGLPGDGTADDEAVQEVRDEPTSVQQVEDELMTQQVECGLAQCKLGDRVDKDEAAVIQTFHRIVREYFRGPLKPPFNTEARKAAGFEPAWYEPLAVKEVHVEGDTDN, encoded by the exons ATGGAGGCCACAGCCGACGCCGGCGAACACGTCGTCGGCAGCGGCGTCCTGGAAGACCAGCAGCCTCCGACGACGCTGGTGGACTGGGCGCTGCGGATCCTCTCCACGGCCGACCCGGACGAGAAGGCCCGCCTGGGGGACCTCGCCGCGTCGCTGTGGCTGCGCGGCGATATCCCGCTCCCCTACGACCCgtcccgccccgcgcgcccgccgcccgaGCGCCCCGCCCGGAGCGCCGAGGTGCGGCTGCTCCCGCCGTCGCGGATGCCGAAGCTTGGCAAGGGCGGCAGCGCGCAGAGTCGGCTTGCGATGCTGCACTCGCTGGCGCACACCGAGAGCTGGGCCGTCGACCTCTCCTGGGACATCGTCGCCCGCTTCGGCGCGCAGATGCGGATGCCGCGGGGCTTCTTCGACGACTTCGCGCGCGTCGCGCAGGACGAGGGCCGCCACTACACGGTGCTCTCCGCGCGGCTGAGGGAGCTGGGCTCGCGCTACGGCGCGCTCCCGGCTCACGACGGGCTCTGGGACTCGGCGATGCGCACCGCGCACTGCCTGCTCGCGCGCCTCGCCGTCGAGCACTGCGTCCACGAG GCTAGGGGATTAGATGTCCTTCCAACAACCATATCAAGATTCCGCGCAGGTGGGGATGAACAGACAGCAAAACTGCTAGAAGATATTATTTATCCTGAAGAAGTAACACATTGCGCTGCTGGTGTTAGATGGTTCAGATTCCTGTGCCTGAGGCCCTACATTGATGATCCGATATCATATTCAGTTCCTCAATCTGAACCTCATTCTCCTGGGCTGCCAGGAGATGGTACTGCTGATGATGAGGCAGTTCAGGAGGTGAGAGATGAACCAACATCGGTTCAGCAGGTAGAAGATGAACTGATGACCCAACAGGTTGAATGTGGCTTGGCACAGTGCAAACTAGGCGACCGCGTAGATAAAGATGAAGCAGCAGTCATTCAGACTTTCCATAGGATTGTTAGAGAATATTTCAGGGGACCCCTAAAGCCCCCTTTCAATACGGAAGCGAGGAAAGCCGCTGGTTTTGAGCCTGCCTGGTATGAACCCCTGGCAGTGAAGGAGGTACATGTTGAGGGAGATACAGACAACTGA
- the LOC120648125 gene encoding uncharacterized protein LOC120648125, producing MAAGLELPGDLTAAVLRRLPPRSLAVSRCVCRAWRDAVDARRLQRADLLPRSVGGIFMNYCTLYSPELLSRPTAGRSVSGDLEFIPGISEVVDHCDGLLLIEETSADYVANPATRRWARLPPCPMRRTGDDAFRQIKCLVYDPTMSPHYEVFLIPSSLPDKNPNPDMAPSKWPPSSHALQLQVFSSITGCWEERSFVLEGEHREEVRDECRVIDSKIYWRGALYVLCKIGFVLRISMSSAKYRWVPGPSRV from the exons ATGGCGGCAGGACTGGAGCTGCCCGGCGacctcaccgccgccgtcctgcgccgcctcccgccgcggaGCCTGGCCGTGTCCCGGTGCGTCTGCAGGGCGTGGCGCGACGCCGTCGACGCGCGCCGGCTGCAGCGCGCGGACCTGCTCCCGCGCTCCGTGGGCGGCATCTTCATGAACTACTGCACGCTCTACTCCCCGGAGCTCCTCTCCCGCCCCACCGCGGGCCGCTCCGTCTCCGGCGACCTCGAGTTCATCCCCGGGATCTCCGAGGTCGTGGACCACTGCGACGGCCTCTTGCTCATCGAGGAGACCTCGGCCGATTACGTGGCCAACCCCGCGACGCGGCGGTGGGCGCGGCTGCCACCGTGTCCGATGCGGCGGACGGGGGACGACGCCTTTCGCCAGATCAAATGCCTCGTCTATGATCCAACCATGTCACCGCACTACGAGGTGTTCTTGATCCCTTCTTCCCTCCCTGACAAAAACCCGAACCCTGACATGGCGCCATCCAAGTGGCCGCCATCATCGCACGCACTGCAACTGCAAGTGTTCTCATCAATAACTGGGTGCTGGGAGGAGAGGTCCTTTGTTCTGGAAGGAGAGCACCGGGAGGAGGTTCGGGATGAATGCCGCGTCATCGACAGCAAAATCTATTGGCGAGGAGCGCTCTACGTTCTCtgcaaaattggttttgttctGAG gATATCCATGTCAAGTGCAAAGTACAGATGGGTTCCGGGACCATCACGTGTTTGA
- the LOC120652288 gene encoding universal stress protein PHOS34-like encodes MEVAGGAVGAPSPPRRVVVAVDESEESMHALSWCLSNVVSAARAAAAPPPAVVLVHARSPRPFYCPAVDGAGYLLTQQVMDSMDQYMAAAADTVVTKAKSICTAFPGVRVETCVEKGDPRDVICGAAEKASADMVVMGSHGYGFLQRALRGSVSNHCVQNCKCPVVVVKRPGGERRPAPPRI; translated from the exons ATGGAGGTGGCCGGAGGAGCTGTCGGcgcgccgtccccgccgcggcgcgtggtggtggcggtggacgAGAGCGAGGAGAGCATGCACGCGCTCTCCTGGTGCCTCTCCAACGTCGTCTCCGCCGccagggccgccgcggcgccgccccccgccgTGGTGCTCGTCCacgcccgctcgccgcgcccgtTCTACTGCCCCGCCGTCGACGGCGCCG GGTACCTCCTGACGCAGCAGGTGATGGACAGCATGGACCAGTacatggccgccgcggccgacacCGTCGTCACCAAGGCCAAGAGCATCTGCACCGCGTTCCCCGGC GTGAGGGTGGAGACGTGCGTGGAGAAGGGCGACCCGCGCGACGTGATCTGCGGCGCGGCGGAGAAGGCCAGCGCCGACATGGTGGTGATGGGCAGCCACGGCTACGGCTTCCTGCAGAGGGCGCTGCGGGGGAGCGTCAGCAACCACTGCGTGCAGAACTGCAAGTgccccgtcgtcgtcgtcaagaggcccggcggcgagcgccgcccggcgccgccgcggatctAG
- the LOC120652277 gene encoding uncharacterized protein LOC120652277 — MKHKKGGDAGGESNGDGGSQKGGGEVPLSIQLDIAEHPGGGGGLGTGGGGSASFFEPWREQTPGSGSGHGSSSGRGGGREPPEKRLTLFALRLAVLEKAASGLGKLDFVWATVVLLGGFASSLDITDFWCVTVILVGEGARVFSRSRELEWQHHATQTSTAGGALRSSSRFFRHIVRALADPAAAVGGGGAADDDARARAALFQRQIVAFMKQRAWHAPDVSLLPYTGWVFVSRKIGRLLSWLQLLSALACVALSIMRLWKHDFGGGGGNMRPALLLFYTLALAEASLFLLEKAYWTWKVSVCKLLHQVSAECELGAYGLVSLTRFFYDAYSRCLAGSIFDGIKMDLVSFAEELILSNFLDEQLIGVRILQRFATSERSAGDTLRKVGTTPRSMERLVEMLNWKRPDEEEVRRCAAEVVSKLAGKRQNALRVSGITGAIESIMSLLYTGGSNNARAPVSRTPGGHAPEASPSPAGHGGYDHLPFNLLGLLILKKLARDHDNCGKIGNARGLLAKIISFTQAPPPLLRNPHASESQILAVKRALQLVKLLVSTTGGTGLALRKDVAEDVFTVSNLRDILRYGQLHRELQQLAADVLTGLALDESGKRAIVATGGVVRQLISIFVGAEERELGGEAGEALAMLALESEDGCAAILKRADVLDQLVAALQEDGDARRLNAARLLRSLCAYSGEKHGERLRAAAKALPAALSATMAEREDKVLEVSVGLTAEICRFIDGDRFAAELRAAGVAEERAYVEQLAGVLRRYRYPEIRVPRMRRFVVQQVIWLAKCSRGDVYVELFREVGMQRLLESVADTTSELECYHVFSGSVGISKHRENFAGIVDSALELIAGSGGGGARAEE, encoded by the coding sequence ATGAAGCACAAGAAggggggcgacgccggcggcgagtccaacggcgacggcggctcgcAGAAAGGAGGCGGCGAGGTGCCGCTGAGCATCCAGCTGGACATCGCGGAGCaccctggtggtggcggcggcctcggcaccggaggcggcgggtcggcgtcCTTCTTCGAGCCGTGGCGCGAGCAGACGCcgggcagcggcagcgggcaCGGCAGCAgctcggggaggggcggcgggcgcGAGCCGCCCGAGAAGCGTCTCACGCTGTTCGCGCTCCGGTTGGCCGTCCTCGAGAAGGCGGCGAGCGGGCTCGGGAAGCTCGACTTCGTGTGGGCCACCGTGGTGCTCCTCGGCGGCTTCGCGAGCTCCCTCGACATCACCGACTTCTGGTGCGTCACCGTGATCCTCGTCGGCGAGGGCGCGCGCGTCTTCAGCCGCAGCCGCGAGCTGGAGTGGCAGCACCACGCCACGCAGacctccaccgccggcggcgcgctgcgCTCCAGCTCCCGCTTCTTCCGCCACATCGTGCGCGCGCTCGCCGACCCGGCcgcggccgtcggcggcggcggcgccgcggacgacgacgcgcgcgcgcgggccgcgCTGTTCCAGCGCCAGATCGTCGCCTTCATGAAGCAGCGCGCCTGGCACGCGCCGGACGTGTCGCTGCTCCCCTACACCGGCTGGGTCTTCGTCTCCAGGAAGATCGGCAGGCTGCTCAGCTGGCTGCAGCTGCTCTCCGCTCTCGCCTGCGTCGCGCTCTCGATCATGCGCCTCTGGAAGCAcgacttcggcggcggcggcggcaacatgAGGCCGGCGCTCCTGCTCTTCTACACCCTGGCGCTCGCGGAGGCGTCGCTCTTCCTGTTGGAGAAGGCGTACTGGACATGGAAGGTGTCCGTGTGCAAGCTGCTCCACCAGGTGAGCGCCGAGTGCGAGCTGGGCGCGTACGGGCTCGTCTCGCTCACGCGCTTCTTCTACGACGCCTACTCGCGGTGCCTCGCCGGGAGCATCTTCGACGGCATCAAGATGGACCTCGTCTCCTTCGCCGAGGAGCTCATCCTCTCCAATTTCCTCGACGAGCAGCTCATCGGCGTCCGCATCCTGCAGCGGTTCGCCACCAGCGAGCGCTCCGCGGGCGACACGCTGCGCAAGGTCGGCACGACCCCGCGCTCCATGGAGCGCCTCGTCGAGATGCTCAACTGGAAGCGGCccgacgaggaggaggtgcgGCGGTGCGCGGCCGAGGTCGTGTCCAAGCTCGCCGGCAAGCGCCAGAACGCGCTCCGCGTGTCCGGCATCACCGGCGCCATCGAGTCCATCATGTCCCTGCTCTACACCGGCGGGAGCAACAATGCGCGTGCGCCCGTGTCGCGGACGCCCGGCGGCCATGCTCCCgaggcctcgccgtcgccggcaggGCACGGCGGCTACGACCACCTGCCCTTCAACCTGCTGGGTCTCCTCATCCTCAAGAAGCTCGCCAGGGACCACGACAACTGCGGCAAAATCGGCAACGCCCGCGGCCTCCTTGCCAAGATCATCAGCTTcacgcaggcgccgccgcccctcctccggaACCCGCACGCGTCGGAGTCGCAGATCCTCGCCGTGAAGCGCGCGCTCCAGCTGGTGAAGCTGCTGGTGTCCACGACGGGCGGCACGGGGCTGGCGCTCCGGAAGGACGTCGCGGAGGACGTGTTCACGGTGAGCAACCTGCGCGACATCCTGCGCTACGGGCAGCTGCACCGGGAGCTGCAGCAGCTGGCCGCCGACGTGCTCACGGGGCTCGCCCTGGACGAGAGCGGCAAGAGGGCGATCGTGGCCACCGGAGGGGTGGTCAGGCAGCTGATCTCCATCTTCGTCGGCGCCGAGGAGagggagctcggcggcgaggccggcgaggcGCTGGCGATGCTGGCGCTGGAGAGCGAGGACGGCTGCGCCGCGATCCTCAAGCGGGCCGACGTGCTGGACCAGCtcgtggcggcgctgcaggaggacggcgacgcgcgccgcctgaACGCGGCGAGGCTGCTGCGGAGCCTCTGCGCCTACTCGGGGGAGAAGCACGGGGAGCggctgcgcgcggcggccaAGGCGCTGCCGGCGGCGCTAAGCGCCACCATGGCGGAGAGGGAGGACAAGGTCCTGGAGGTGTCCGTCGGCCTGACGGCGGAGATCTGCAGGTTCATCGACGGCGACCGGTTCGCCGCcgagctgcgcgccgccggcgtggcggaGGAGCGCGCGTACGTGGAGCAGCTGGCGGGCGTCCTGCGGCGGTACAGGTACCCGGAGATCAGGGTGCCCCGGATGCGGCGGTTCGTGGTGCAGCAGGTGATCTGGCTGGCCAAGTGCTCGCGCGGCGACGTGTACGTGGAGCTCTTCCGGGAGGTGGGGATGCAGCGGCTGCTCGAGTCCGTCGCCGACACCACGTCGGAGCTGGAGTGCTACCACGTGTTCTCGGGCAGCGTGGGCATCAGCAAGCACCGTGAGAACTTCGCCGGCATCGTGGACTCCGCATTAGAGCTCATCGCtggcagcggtggcggaggagctcGAGCTGAAGAGTGA
- the LOC120652284 gene encoding uncharacterized protein LOC120652284 produces the protein MAIGRELTDDLIADILRRLPPRGLAVSRCVCRAWRDLIDARRLLRADLLPRSVGGIFMNYTVLYYPEFFSRPTTGPSISGHLNFIPGFSKVVDHCNGLLLCTETTDDRDYVSNPATRQWARLPPRPTSQMGDAFDPIKCLVYDPTVSPHYKVLLIPSLPDEPKSMLDSEMKRSEWPPSSYALQVFSSRTGCWEERCFALEGERCKERLFVSEGGHMVQTIADMKVYWRGALYVLCKIDFILRISMSNAKYRLVPMPSDTEFKRYGCLSLGRSEKGVYCAFEHDWRGLRIFYLNESSDQVGWELKHIVDFTSFARKFHARGDYSEQLKGPWILQDINCYKHPYDNDEHKEIVEDNFEWNSDNDNVLNTEDMVEGFYEGYTAFIGFHPYKEIVFLNAALRRAVAYHWNTSKFQDLGNIYPKDYLEVAQHCTQLETSFIYTPCWMEDFPQNNLESWIED, from the exons ATGGCAATCGGGCGGGAGCTGACCGACGACCTCATCGCGGACAtcctgcgccgcctcccgccgcgcgGCCTGGCCGTGTCCCGGTGCGTCTGCAGGGCGTGGCGCGACCTCATCGACGCGCGCCGGCTGCTGCGCGCTGACCTGCTCCCGCGCTCCGTGGGCGGCATCTTCATGAACTACACCGTGCTCTATTACCCGGAGTTCTTCTCCCGCCCCACGACGGGCCCCTCGATCTCCGGCCACCTCAATTTCATCCCTGGGTTCTCTAAGGTCGTGGACCACTGCAACGGCCTCTTGCTTTGCACGGAGACCACGGACGACCGTGACTACGTCTCCAACCCGGCGACGCGGCAGTGGGCACGGCTGCCCCCGCGCCCAACCTCGCAGATGGGGGACGCCTTTGACCCCATCAAATGCCTCGTGTATGATCCCACGGTGTCGCCACACTACAAGGTGCTCTTGATCCCTTCCCTCCCTGATGAGCCCAAGTCAATGCTTGACTCGGAGATGAAGCGATCCGAATGGCCACCGTCATCATACGCACTGCAAGTGTTTTCATCAAGAACTGGGTGCTGGGAGGAGAGGTGCTTTGCTCTTGAAGGAGAGCGCTGCAAGGAGAGGTTGTTTGTTTCCGAAGGAGggcatatggttcaaaccatcGCTGACATGAAAGTCTATTGGCGGGGAGCGCTCTACGTGCTCTGCAAAATTGATTTTATTCTGAG gaTATCCATGTCAAATGCAAAGTACAGATTGGTTCCGATGCCATCAGACACTGAATTTAAGCGCTATGGATGCCTTAGTTTGGGAAGATCAGAGAAGGGGGTATATTGTGCATTTGAGCATGATTGGCGAGGACTTCGAATTTTTTACCTGAATGAATCAAGCGATCAAGTGGGATGGGAACTGAAGCATATTGTTGATTTTACGTCCTTTGCTCGTAAGTTTCATGCACGTGGGGACTACAGTGAGCAACTTAAAGGACCTTGGATATTACAGGATATCAACTGTTACAAACATCCTTATGACAATGATGAACACAAAGAGATAGTAGAAGACAACTTTGAATGGAACTCGGACAATGATAATGTTCTCAACACAGAGGATATGGTTGAAGGGTTCTATGAGGGATATACCGCTTTTATTGGGTTTCATCCATACAAAGAGATTGTATTCTTGAATGCAGCTTTGAGGAGAGCAGTAGCTTATCATTGGAATACCTCGAAGTTTCAGGATTTGGGCAACATATATCCAAAAGATTACCTTGAAGTTGCTCAGCATTGCACACAATTAGAGACCTCCTTCATATACACACCATGCTGGATGGAAGATTTCCCACAAAATAATTTGGAATCATGGATTGAAGATTAG